TCAAAGTTGTCTTTGAGCATCTGACGCACCAATTCAGCCCCTTGGTTGTTATTTTGCTCCCCGATGGTGAAGGCAGTATTGAGCTTCTGGTCGTAGTAGCCATCATATTCAGGAATATTTTGCTGGCTGACACCATCGATATGGACCAATGTATCCCGCATGAAGCTGACCATCTTGATCTTGCCTTCTTTGTTATTGACATTGACCACCATGATGGAGTCTGTCCGGGTCTCATCTGACTTCTCACCGATCCGACCATCTGTCCCCAAAATCAGGATATTGATCCCATCTCGCGACTTCTTGCCGTTAAATTTCTCAACGACAGCCGGTTTGGCATCTGGCCCTGTCGGCTTACTGTTCAGGCCTTTTACAAACATGAAGACCATGCCACCAATAATGAGCAATAAAAAGAGTGCAAGCCATTTGAAGATCCGTTTAACACTAATCTTTTTCAGTGGTTTCTTAGGTATATCGCTCATCGCAGCAACTGCTTTCTTCTTAGACTTTTTGCTACGTGATTGGTAAACAGGGAGATCACCAATTGGTTCAGCAATCTCACCTTGCACTTCTTCTGTGGCGTCTACCTCAGGTTGAAGGGCTTCTGCATCCTCAAAAGCTCCTTGGCTCTTCTTGAGCAGGTAATTGTATTCTAGTTGTTCTCGTTCATTCAAATAATGAAAATTTGAGTTTAAGTACTCTAATCGCTTTCGCTCGTGGTGAGATAGAAAGTTGGATTCGTTACTCATCTTTTCTCCATTCCGTTATCTTTTAAGGTATAGACCTGATATCGACCCAAGACTTTTGTCTGTATGCCCAAACTGTCTAATTCCTGATAGGCAAACTGTATGAGATCAGGCGCTTCGTTTAGGAGGTCAA
The DNA window shown above is from Streptococcus sp. S1 and carries:
- a CDS encoding LCP family protein; this encodes MSNESNFLSHHERKRLEYLNSNFHYLNEREQLEYNYLLKKSQGAFEDAEALQPEVDATEEVQGEIAEPIGDLPVYQSRSKKSKKKAVAAMSDIPKKPLKKISVKRIFKWLALFLLLIIGGMVFMFVKGLNSKPTGPDAKPAVVEKFNGKKSRDGINILILGTDGRIGEKSDETRTDSIMVVNVNNKEGKIKMVSFMRDTLVHIDGVSQQNIPEYDGYYDQKLNTAFTIGEQNNNQGAELVRQMLKDNFDIDIQYYAMVDFKTFATAIDTLFPNGVEMNAQFSTVDGEKVSEVEVPDDLNMKDGVVPQQTIKVGKQRMDGRTLLNYSRFRKDDEGDFGRTRRQQEVMSAIMHQIKDPTKLFTGSEALGKVFAMTSTNVPFSFLLTNGLGLVGSAGKGIERVTIPENGDWVDAYDMYGGQGLLVDFDAYKKKLYQMGLR